One Brassica oleracea var. oleracea cultivar TO1000 chromosome C7, BOL, whole genome shotgun sequence genomic window carries:
- the LOC106304575 gene encoding uncharacterized protein LOC106304575, which yields MAMRECLDLTGIPYTREGIYATNNQFQKAGPKGFIHVKVLENDSLYVRVDLPGVPDDGVRHRVDGVRKKLVFFSGETPVGNRREGDREYSGSAGLGCDCCEITGVDAKMKDGVLRMIVSRVKVKDHDNKCSHFLPPNTGKSGRHLEDHPFVVKGRKGAFVGVPLPGDGLYFAVDIPGVRGDDVEVLANEHQVKFYAEVKNVYEHDEGGGRVYVGCVNSRSSSSDPPPPSILTQRVGYDAEFGVLKIVIAPRPNNTSSQ from the exons ATGGCGATGAGAGAATGCCTCGACTTGACGGGAATTCCTTACACCAGAG AGGGTATTTACGCGACCAACAACCAGTTCCAGAAAGCTGGTCCTAAGGGTTTCATCCACGTCAAGGTTCTGGAGAACGACAGCCTCTACGTGCGCGTCGACTTGCCCGGCGTTCCAGACGACGGAGTCCGGCACAGAGTCGACGGCGTGAGGAAAAAGCTTGTGTTTTTCTCCGGCGAAACTCCCGTCGGCAACAGAAGGGAGGGCGATCGTGAGTACTCCGGATCCGCCGGCCTAGGGTGTGACTGCTGCGAGATCACCGGCGTGGATGCCAAGATGAAAGATGGAGTCTTGAGGATGATCGTCTCAAGGGTCAAGGTGAAGGACCATGACAACAAGTGTTCTCACTTTCTGCCTCCTAACACAG GTAAGTCTGGGAGACACTTGGAGGATCATCCGTTTGTGGTGAAAGGGCGTAAGGGAGCTTTCGTTGGAGTTCCATTACCCGGTGATGGTCTCTACTTCGCAGTCGATATACCTGGTGTTCGTGGCGATGATGTTGAAGTTCTTGCTAACGAGCATCAGGTTAAGTTCTACGCCGAGGTGAAGAACGTGTACGAGCATGATGAAGGTGGTGGCCGTGTTTACGTGGGATGCGTCAACAGTCGCTCTTCCTCCTCTGACCCTCCGCCGCCTTCGATTTTGACTCAAAGGGTAGGGTACGACGCAGAGTTTGGTGTTCTCAAGATTGTCATTGCACCTCGTCCCAACAATACCAGCAGCCAGTAA